From one Pseudalkalibacillus berkeleyi genomic stretch:
- a CDS encoding serine/threonine protein kinase, translating to MNTSKNPEVNLSPGDLIIGKWNQNHYTILRELGSGATGTVYLAKSKQSKVAVKVSHDTLSITSEVNVLKHLSKVQGKTLGPSFVEMDDWRTPKGTFPFYVMEYVQGESLFVFMRQRKEEWFGILILQLLRDLADLHKSGWVFGDLKPDNLLITGPPPKIRWLDVGGTTMMGRAIKEYTEFFDRGYWGMGSRKAEPTYDLFAVAMIIMNFAYPKRFDKKEGGWQQLQKLIDHNRSLKKYRKILYKALHGQYATADAMKDDLLEYYSRKSSSQAIPKKSPTPKPTPKGSTKGRYQRKKSKRKRQITETMLIFLFLLAFYIVYLIGNTV from the coding sequence ATGAATACTTCGAAGAATCCGGAAGTTAATCTATCGCCAGGTGATCTCATAATAGGTAAGTGGAATCAGAATCATTACACGATTCTTCGGGAATTGGGTTCTGGAGCAACCGGGACGGTCTATCTGGCAAAGAGTAAACAGTCGAAGGTGGCTGTAAAAGTAAGTCATGATACGCTGTCGATTACCTCAGAAGTAAACGTGTTGAAGCATCTATCTAAGGTCCAGGGAAAAACGCTTGGACCTTCTTTCGTCGAAATGGATGATTGGAGGACGCCTAAAGGTACATTCCCATTCTATGTAATGGAGTATGTACAGGGGGAGTCACTTTTCGTATTCATGCGTCAAAGGAAAGAAGAATGGTTTGGCATCCTGATTCTGCAACTATTAAGAGATTTGGCTGACCTTCATAAGTCAGGTTGGGTCTTTGGTGATTTGAAACCCGATAACTTACTCATTACAGGACCTCCGCCGAAAATCCGCTGGCTTGATGTAGGTGGTACGACAATGATGGGAAGAGCGATCAAGGAGTATACGGAATTCTTTGACCGTGGTTATTGGGGGATGGGATCGAGAAAGGCGGAACCGACCTATGACTTATTTGCTGTCGCTATGATTATAATGAACTTCGCCTACCCGAAACGGTTTGATAAGAAAGAAGGTGGGTGGCAACAGCTTCAGAAGTTGATTGATCATAACCGTTCGCTCAAAAAGTACAGAAAAATCTTATATAAAGCGCTACATGGACAATATGCAACAGCAGATGCAATGAAGGATGATTTGCTGGAATATTATTCTAGAAAATCATCATCACAAGCGATACCGAAAAAAAGCCCCACCCCAAAACCAACTCCTAAAGGTTCGACTAAAGGACGTTATCAAAGAAAGAAATCAAAACGTAAAAGGCAAATTACAGAAACGATGCTCATCTTTCTGTTCTTACTAGCTTTTTACATTGTCTATTTAATCGGAAATACGGTGTAA